The following coding sequences are from one Cyanobium sp. AMD-g window:
- the secY gene encoding preprotein translocase subunit SecY yields the protein MLLSRGRNPSAAEILVQLVQSKGLRDRVLTTLGLLLLVRLGIYIPVPGIDRVAFQDFIRQGGQLIGFLDIFTGGGLSTLGVFALGILPFINASIIIQLMTAALPQLEELQKNEGEAGRRKLAQITRYVALGWGILQSIVFALILRQYALPGLPDWLFVVQTSLALVTGSMVVMWVSEVITERGIGQGASLVIFINIVATLPKALGSTIQLAQSGDRATVGGIVVLVLVFLVTIVGIIFLQEGSRRIPIVSAKRQVGGASTLASRQSYLPLKLNAGGVMPIIFASAVVFLPLTIANLTKSPWLIRVAGYLNPTSSTPWVYAVVYFALICGFAFFYASLTVNPVDIATNLKRSGVAIPGVRPGSATADYLSGVSNRLTLLGGLFLGAIAIIPSAVEGATQVRTFQGLGATSLLILVGVAIDTAKQVQTYVISQRYEGLVRQ from the coding sequence ATGCTCCTCAGCAGGGGGCGCAATCCGAGCGCCGCTGAAATCCTCGTCCAGCTGGTCCAGTCGAAGGGCCTGCGGGATCGGGTGCTCACCACCCTGGGCCTGCTGCTGCTGGTGCGACTCGGCATCTACATCCCGGTGCCCGGCATCGACCGGGTCGCCTTCCAGGACTTCATCCGCCAGGGCGGCCAGCTGATCGGCTTCCTGGACATCTTCACCGGCGGCGGCCTGTCCACCCTGGGCGTGTTCGCCCTGGGCATCCTGCCCTTCATCAATGCCTCGATCATCATCCAGCTGATGACGGCGGCCCTGCCCCAGCTCGAGGAGCTGCAGAAGAACGAAGGCGAGGCCGGCCGGCGCAAGCTGGCCCAGATCACCCGCTACGTGGCCCTGGGCTGGGGGATCCTGCAGAGCATCGTCTTCGCCCTGATCCTGCGGCAGTACGCCCTGCCGGGCCTGCCGGACTGGCTGTTCGTCGTCCAGACGAGCCTGGCCCTGGTCACCGGTTCGATGGTGGTGATGTGGGTCAGCGAGGTGATCACCGAACGGGGCATCGGCCAGGGGGCCTCCCTGGTGATCTTCATCAACATCGTGGCCACCCTGCCGAAGGCCCTGGGCTCCACCATCCAGCTGGCCCAGAGCGGCGACCGGGCCACGGTGGGCGGCATCGTCGTGCTGGTGCTCGTCTTCCTGGTGACGATCGTGGGGATCATCTTCCTGCAGGAGGGCAGCCGCCGCATCCCGATCGTCAGCGCCAAGCGCCAGGTGGGCGGGGCCAGCACCCTGGCCTCCCGCCAGAGCTACCTGCCCCTGAAGCTCAACGCCGGCGGCGTCATGCCGATCATCTTCGCCTCGGCGGTGGTGTTCCTGCCGCTCACGATCGCCAACCTCACCAAGAGCCCCTGGCTGATCCGGGTGGCGGGCTACCTCAACCCCACCAGCAGCACCCCCTGGGTCTATGCGGTGGTGTACTTCGCCCTGATCTGCGGCTTCGCCTTCTTCTACGCCTCCCTCACCGTCAACCCGGTGGACATCGCCACCAACCTGAAGCGCTCCGGCGTGGCCATTCCCGGCGTGCGCCCCGGCTCCGCCACCGCCGACTACCTCTCGGGGGTGTCCAACCGGCTCACCCTGCTGGGGGGCCTGTTCCTGGGTGCCATCGCCATCATTCCCTCGGCCGTGGAAGGTGCCACCCAGGTGCGCACCTTCCAGGGCCTGGGCGCCACCTCCCTGCTGATCCTGGTGGGCGTGGCCATCGACACCGCCAAGCAGGTGCAGACCTACGTGATCTCCCAGCGCTACGAAGGACTGGTCAGGCAGTAG
- the rplO gene encoding 50S ribosomal protein L15 codes for MTSFSLNNLQPQKGSRKRKLRKGRGIAAGQGASCGFGMRGQKSRSGSPTRPGFEGGQMPLYRRIPKLKHFPVINPTHYTVINVSRLGELKAGSTVSLDSLEQAGLVTSPRYPLKVLGNGELTVNLTVQAAAFTASARAKIEAAGGSCEIID; via the coding sequence ATGACGTCCTTTTCTCTCAACAACCTCCAGCCCCAGAAGGGGTCCCGCAAGCGCAAGCTGCGAAAAGGTCGCGGCATCGCCGCCGGCCAGGGCGCCAGCTGCGGTTTCGGCATGCGCGGCCAGAAATCCCGCTCCGGCAGCCCCACCCGCCCCGGCTTCGAGGGTGGCCAGATGCCCCTCTACCGCCGGATCCCGAAGCTCAAGCACTTCCCGGTCATCAACCCCACCCACTACACCGTGATCAACGTGTCACGGCTGGGTGAGCTGAAGGCGGGCAGCACCGTCAGCCTCGACTCCCTGGAGCAGGCGGGCCTGGTCACCAGCCCCCGCTACCCGCTCAAGGTGCTCGGCAACGGCGAACTCACGGTGAACCTGACGGTCCAGGCCGCCGCCTTCACCGCCTCGGCCCGCGCCAAGATCGAAGCTGCCGGCGGCAGCTGCGAGATCATCGACTGA
- the rpsE gene encoding 30S ribosomal protein S5, with amino-acid sequence MTETNDQIQTGAVPAASDVPTAAEGQQEQRRGGGGGGGRGDAKGDRRGGGGGRGRDNRRGQERDSEWQERVVQIRRVSKTVKGGKKMSFRAIVVVGNERGQVGVGVGKAGDVIGAVRKGVADGKKHLVKVPLTRTSSIPTLSNGRDGAASVLIRPAAPGTGVIAGGSIRTVLELAGIKNVLAKRLGSKTPLNNARAAMQALEGLRTHKETAKERGISLEQIYS; translated from the coding sequence ATGACCGAAACCAACGACCAGATCCAGACCGGCGCCGTGCCTGCGGCCTCCGATGTCCCCACCGCTGCTGAAGGCCAGCAGGAGCAGCGCCGGGGCGGCGGTGGCGGCGGTGGCCGTGGTGATGCCAAGGGCGACCGCCGTGGCGGCGGCGGCGGCCGCGGCCGTGACAACCGTCGCGGCCAGGAACGCGACTCCGAATGGCAGGAGCGGGTGGTGCAGATCCGCCGCGTCTCGAAGACCGTCAAGGGCGGCAAGAAGATGAGCTTCCGGGCCATCGTCGTTGTCGGCAACGAGCGCGGCCAGGTGGGCGTGGGTGTCGGCAAGGCCGGCGATGTCATCGGCGCTGTCCGCAAGGGCGTGGCCGACGGCAAGAAGCATCTGGTGAAGGTGCCCCTCACCCGCACCAGCTCGATCCCCACCCTCAGCAACGGCCGCGACGGCGCCGCCAGCGTGCTGATCCGGCCGGCCGCCCCCGGTACCGGGGTGATCGCGGGCGGTTCGATCCGCACCGTGCTCGAACTGGCCGGCATCAAGAACGTGCTGGCGAAGCGGCTGGGCTCCAAGACCCCGCTCAACAACGCCCGCGCTGCCATGCAGGCCCTCGAAGGCCTGCGCACCCACAAGGAGACCGCCAAGGAGCGGGGCATCTCCCTCGAGCAGATCTACTCCTGA
- the rplR gene encoding 50S ribosomal protein L18, which yields MSTLSRKQQTQKRHRRLRRLLSGTAARPRLAVFRSNNHIYAQVIDDDAQSTLCAASTLDKDLRTSVQASSTCDASVAVGQLVAQRALAKGIQQVVFDRGGNLYHGRVKALADAAREAGLQF from the coding sequence ATGTCTACCCTCTCCCGCAAACAGCAGACCCAGAAGCGTCACCGCCGCCTGCGTCGTCTGCTCTCCGGCACCGCTGCCCGTCCCAGGCTGGCCGTGTTCCGCTCCAACAATCACATCTACGCCCAGGTCATCGACGACGACGCCCAGAGCACCCTCTGCGCCGCGTCCACCCTCGACAAGGATCTGCGCACCAGCGTCCAGGCCAGCTCCACCTGTGACGCTTCCGTCGCGGTGGGCCAGCTCGTCGCCCAGCGCGCCCTCGCCAAGGGCATCCAGCAGGTGGTCTTCGATCGCGGCGGCAACCTGTACCACGGCAGGGTCAAGGCCCTTGCTGACGCCGCCCGGGAAGCGGGCCTTCAGTTCTGA
- the rplF gene encoding 50S ribosomal protein L6: MSRIGKAPIPIPDKVTVSLDGLAVTVKGPKGELSRVLPEGVCVSQEGGTVVVSPTSTHRRSRERHGLSRTLVANMVEGVSQGFTRKLEIVGVGYRAQVQGRKLVVSAGYSHPVEMVPPEGVTFSVENNTSVFVSGPDKELVGNEAAKIRGIRPPEPYKGKGIKYEGERILRKAGKTGKK, translated from the coding sequence ATGTCTCGTATCGGTAAAGCCCCGATCCCCATTCCCGACAAGGTCACCGTCAGCCTCGATGGCCTGGCGGTCACCGTGAAGGGTCCCAAAGGGGAACTCAGCCGCGTTCTCCCGGAGGGCGTCTGCGTCAGCCAGGAAGGCGGCACGGTGGTGGTGAGTCCCACCAGCACCCACCGTCGCTCCCGTGAGCGCCACGGCCTCAGCCGCACCCTTGTCGCCAACATGGTGGAAGGGGTCAGCCAGGGCTTCACCCGCAAGCTCGAGATCGTCGGCGTCGGCTACCGCGCCCAGGTCCAGGGGCGCAAGCTCGTGGTCAGCGCCGGCTACAGCCACCCGGTGGAGATGGTTCCCCCCGAAGGAGTCACCTTCTCGGTCGAGAACAACACCTCGGTCTTCGTCTCCGGCCCCGACAAGGAGCTGGTGGGCAACGAGGCGGCCAAAATCCGCGGCATTCGTCCCCCCGAGCCCTACAAGGGCAAGGGCATCAAGTACGAAGGTGAGCGGATTCTGCGCAAGGCCGGCAAGACCGGCAAGAAATGA
- the rpsH gene encoding 30S ribosomal protein S8, with product MANHDPISDMLTRLRNASEKRHERTRIPASRLSRSIANVLQQEGFIAAIAEEGEGVQRQLVLELKYSGKHRQPTIRSVQRVSKPGLRIYKNTRQLPKVLGGLGVAIISTSRGVMSDRDARKQGVGGEVLCYVY from the coding sequence ATGGCCAACCACGACCCGATCTCAGACATGCTCACTCGCCTTCGCAACGCGAGTGAAAAGCGCCACGAGCGCACCAGGATTCCCGCCTCGCGGCTTTCCCGCAGCATCGCCAACGTGCTGCAGCAGGAAGGCTTCATCGCCGCCATCGCCGAAGAAGGCGAAGGCGTGCAGCGCCAGCTGGTGCTTGAGCTGAAATACAGCGGCAAGCACCGCCAGCCCACCATCCGCTCCGTGCAGCGGGTGAGCAAGCCCGGCCTGCGCATCTACAAGAACACCCGCCAGCTGCCCAAGGTGCTGGGCGGCCTCGGCGTGGCGATCATCTCCACCTCCCGGGGTGTGATGAGCGACCGTGATGCCCGCAAGCAGGGCGTCGGCGGCGAAGTGCTCTGCTACGTCTACTGA
- the rplE gene encoding 50S ribosomal protein L5, with translation MSLKQRYRETIQPKLLKDLNLSNVHEVPKVVKVTVNRGLGEAAQNAKALEASITELATITGQKVVVTRAKKAIAGFKIRQGMPIGVAVTLRGERMYAFLERLIHLALPRIRDFRGVSPKSFDGRGNYTLGIREQIIFPEISFDKIDAIRGMDVTIVTNARNDEEGRALLREMGMPFRNT, from the coding sequence ATGTCACTCAAACAGCGCTACCGGGAGACGATCCAGCCCAAGCTGCTGAAGGATCTCAACCTCTCCAACGTCCACGAGGTTCCCAAGGTGGTCAAGGTCACCGTCAACCGGGGCCTCGGTGAAGCCGCCCAGAACGCCAAGGCCCTCGAGGCCTCGATCACCGAACTGGCGACCATCACCGGTCAGAAGGTGGTGGTGACCCGCGCCAAGAAGGCCATCGCCGGCTTCAAGATCCGCCAGGGCATGCCGATCGGCGTGGCCGTCACCCTGCGGGGCGAGCGGATGTATGCCTTCCTCGAGCGTCTCATCCACCTGGCGCTGCCACGCATCCGCGACTTCCGCGGCGTGAGCCCCAAGAGCTTCGACGGACGGGGCAACTACACCCTGGGGATCCGGGAGCAGATCATCTTCCCCGAGATCTCCTTCGACAAGATCGATGCCATCCGGGGGATGGACGTCACGATCGTGACCAACGCCCGTAACGACGAAGAGGGCCGGGCCCTCCTCCGCGAAATGGGAATGCCGTTCCGCAATACCTGA
- the rplX gene encoding 50S ribosomal protein L24 yields MATATPKARPVERVKMRIRKGDTVQVIAGKDRGKTGEVLRTLPNENRVVVQGINLRTRHVKPTQEGETGRIVTEEASLHASNVMLYSTANKVASRVEIVLQDDGSKKRRLKKTGEVLD; encoded by the coding sequence ATGGCCACCGCAACCCCCAAGGCCAGGCCCGTCGAGCGCGTCAAGATGCGCATCCGCAAAGGTGACACCGTCCAGGTGATCGCCGGCAAGGATCGCGGCAAGACCGGCGAGGTGCTGCGCACCCTGCCCAACGAGAACCGTGTCGTGGTGCAGGGCATCAACCTGCGCACCCGCCACGTCAAACCCACCCAGGAAGGCGAGACAGGCCGCATCGTCACCGAGGAAGCGTCCCTGCACGCCTCCAACGTGATGCTGTATTCCACCGCCAACAAGGTCGCCAGCCGGGTGGAGATCGTCCTCCAGGACGACGGCAGCAAGAAGCGCCGCCTCAAGAAGACCGGGGAGGTGCTCGACTGA
- the rplN gene encoding 50S ribosomal protein L14, which produces MIQQETFLNVADNSGAKRIQCIRVLGTNRRYAHVGDVIVAAVKDAMPNMGVKKSDVVKAVVVRTRATLRRDTGNAIRFDDNAAVILGNDNNPKGTRVFGPVARELRERNFTKIVSLAPEVI; this is translated from the coding sequence ATGATTCAGCAGGAAACCTTCCTCAACGTCGCTGACAACAGCGGCGCCAAGCGCATCCAGTGCATCCGGGTGCTCGGCACCAACCGTCGCTACGCCCACGTGGGCGATGTGATCGTGGCCGCCGTCAAGGACGCCATGCCCAACATGGGCGTCAAGAAGTCGGATGTGGTCAAGGCCGTGGTGGTGCGCACCCGGGCCACGCTGCGCCGTGACACCGGCAACGCCATCCGCTTCGACGACAACGCCGCCGTGATCCTGGGCAACGACAACAACCCCAAGGGCACCCGGGTCTTCGGTCCGGTCGCCCGGGAACTGCGCGAGCGCAACTTCACCAAGATCGTGTCCCTGGCTCCGGAGGTGATCTGA
- the rpsQ gene encoding 30S ribosomal protein S17, whose product MALKERVGTVVSDKMDKTVVVAVENRFPHPIYQKTVRRTTRYKAHDEANSCRVGDRVRITETRPLSRTKRWAVAEVLSTTSAG is encoded by the coding sequence ATGGCACTCAAGGAAAGGGTCGGCACCGTCGTCAGCGACAAGATGGACAAAACGGTGGTGGTGGCGGTGGAAAACCGCTTCCCCCACCCCATCTATCAGAAGACCGTCCGCCGCACCACCCGCTACAAAGCCCACGACGAAGCCAACAGCTGCCGCGTGGGCGACCGGGTCCGCATCACCGAGACCCGTCCCCTCAGCCGCACCAAACGCTGGGCCGTGGCTGAAGTTCTCTCCACCACCAGCGCCGGCTGA
- the rpmC gene encoding 50S ribosomal protein L29: MARPTITDVRSLSDAQIAEQIDGVRRELFDLRFQQATRRLEHPHRFKESRIKLAHLLTVQEERQRSTVAS; the protein is encoded by the coding sequence ATGGCCCGTCCCACCATCACCGATGTGCGTTCGCTCAGCGACGCCCAGATCGCCGAACAGATCGATGGCGTCCGCCGCGAACTGTTCGACCTCCGCTTCCAGCAGGCCACCCGCCGTCTGGAGCACCCGCACCGCTTCAAGGAGTCCCGCATCAAGCTGGCCCACCTGCTGACGGTGCAGGAGGAGCGTCAGCGCTCCACCGTCGCCTCCTGA
- the rplP gene encoding 50S ribosomal protein L16, translated as MLSPKRVKFRKQQRGRMRGVATRGNTIAFGDFALQAQECGWITSRQIEASRRAMTRYVKRGGQIWIRIFPDKPVTMRPAETRMGSGKGNPEFWVAVIKPGRILFEMGGPEITPEIAKEAMRLAQYKLPLKTKFLALADQVATAPEPALAVES; from the coding sequence ATGCTGAGTCCAAAACGCGTCAAGTTCCGAAAACAGCAGCGAGGCCGCATGCGCGGCGTCGCCACGCGCGGCAACACGATCGCCTTCGGCGATTTCGCCCTGCAGGCCCAGGAGTGCGGGTGGATCACCTCCCGTCAGATCGAGGCCAGCCGCCGTGCCATGACCCGCTACGTCAAGCGGGGGGGCCAGATCTGGATCCGGATCTTCCCCGATAAGCCCGTCACCATGCGGCCTGCCGAAACCCGCATGGGTTCCGGTAAGGGCAACCCGGAATTCTGGGTGGCCGTGATCAAACCGGGCCGCATTCTCTTCGAGATGGGTGGCCCCGAGATCACGCCCGAAATCGCCAAGGAAGCCATGCGTCTGGCCCAGTACAAACTGCCGCTCAAGACGAAGTTCCTCGCCCTGGCCGATCAGGTGGCAACCGCCCCCGAACCCGCCCTCGCAGTGGAGTCCTGA
- the rpsC gene encoding 30S ribosomal protein S3, with amino-acid sequence MGHKIHPTGLRLGITQDHRSRWYAPSKTYPVLLQEDDRIRSFINKKYAAAGISDVLIARKADQLEVELKTARPGVLVGRQGSGIEELRTGIQKTLGDAHRQVRINVVEVERVDADAFLLAEYIAQQLEKRVAFRRVMRMAVQRAQRAGVLGLKLQVSGRLNGAEIARTEWTREGRVPLHTLRADIDYATKVATTTYGVLGIKVWVFKGEVLPGQQDQLPVGGAPKRRANRRPQQFEDRSNEE; translated from the coding sequence ATGGGACACAAGATCCATCCAACCGGCCTGCGCCTGGGGATCACCCAGGATCACCGCTCCCGCTGGTACGCCCCAAGCAAGACCTATCCCGTCCTCCTTCAGGAGGACGACCGGATCCGGTCGTTCATCAACAAGAAGTACGCCGCCGCCGGCATCAGCGACGTGCTGATCGCCCGTAAGGCCGACCAGCTCGAAGTGGAACTCAAGACCGCCCGTCCGGGCGTTCTCGTGGGCCGCCAGGGCAGCGGCATCGAGGAGCTGCGCACCGGTATCCAGAAGACCCTCGGCGACGCCCACCGTCAGGTGCGCATCAACGTGGTCGAGGTGGAGCGGGTCGACGCCGACGCCTTCCTGCTGGCTGAGTACATCGCCCAGCAGCTGGAGAAGCGGGTGGCCTTCCGGCGCGTCATGCGCATGGCGGTGCAACGCGCCCAGCGGGCCGGGGTGCTGGGTCTGAAGCTCCAGGTGAGCGGCCGCCTCAACGGCGCCGAAATCGCCCGGACGGAGTGGACCCGCGAGGGTCGCGTGCCCCTGCACACGCTCCGCGCCGACATCGACTACGCCACCAAGGTGGCCACCACCACCTACGGGGTGCTGGGCATCAAGGTCTGGGTGTTCAAAGGAGAGGTGCTTCCCGGTCAGCAAGACCAGCTGCCCGTGGGTGGAGCACCGAAACGCCGGGCGAACCGCCGGCCGCAACAGTTCGAAGACCGCTCCAACGAGGAGTGA
- the rplV gene encoding 50S ribosomal protein L22: MATTTPDTQALAHGRFIRGSVSKVRRVLDQIRGRTYRDALIMLEFMPYRSTGPITKVLRSAVANAEHNLGLDPATLVISQASADMGPSLKRFRPRAQGRAFAIKKQTCHISIAVAAPTA; encoded by the coding sequence ATGGCAACCACCACACCCGACACCCAGGCCCTGGCACACGGCCGCTTCATCCGCGGTTCCGTGTCGAAGGTGCGCCGGGTTCTCGATCAGATCCGGGGTCGCACCTACCGCGACGCCTTGATCATGCTCGAGTTCATGCCCTACCGCTCCACCGGCCCGATCACCAAGGTGCTCCGCTCCGCGGTCGCCAATGCCGAGCACAACCTCGGCCTCGATCCGGCGACCCTGGTCATCAGCCAGGCCAGCGCCGACATGGGACCCTCCCTGAAGCGGTTCCGGCCCAGGGCCCAGGGCCGCGCCTTCGCCATCAAAAAGCAAACCTGCCACATCAGCATTGCTGTGGCAGCGCCCACCGCCTGA
- the rpsS gene encoding 30S ribosomal protein S19 has product MGRSLKKGPFVADHLLRKVEKQNAADDKTVIKTWSRASTILPMMIGHTIAVHNGKAHVPVYVTEQMVGHKLGEFAPTRTFRGHIKDKKGGR; this is encoded by the coding sequence ATGGGACGCTCACTCAAAAAAGGCCCGTTCGTCGCCGACCACCTGCTGCGCAAGGTGGAGAAGCAGAACGCTGCCGACGACAAGACCGTGATCAAGACCTGGTCACGGGCCTCCACCATCCTGCCGATGATGATCGGCCACACCATTGCCGTTCACAACGGCAAGGCCCACGTGCCCGTCTACGTGACGGAGCAGATGGTGGGCCACAAGCTGGGCGAATTCGCCCCCACCCGCACATTCCGCGGTCACATCAAAGACAAGAAGGGAGGCCGCTGA
- the rplB gene encoding 50S ribosomal protein L2, with amino-acid sequence MAIRKYRPNTPGTRTLVVTDFSDITGKNRERGLVVSKHRHKGRNNRGVITCRHRGGGHKRLYRIVDFRRDKHGVSAKVAAIHYDPHRNARLALLYYTDGEKRYILAPANVAVGQSVISGPDAPIENGNALPLSAIPLGSSVHNVELYAGRGGQMVRTAGASAQVVAKEGDYVALKLPSTEVRLVRRECYATLGEVGNAEQRNTSLGKAGRKRWLGRRPEVRGSVMNPCDHPHGGGEGRAPIGRSGPVTPWGKPALGLKTRKRNKPSNRFVLRKRRRTSKRSRGGRDS; translated from the coding sequence ATGGCAATCCGTAAGTACAGACCCAACACTCCCGGCACCCGCACGCTGGTCGTCACCGACTTCAGCGACATCACGGGCAAGAACCGGGAACGGGGGCTGGTGGTGTCCAAGCACCGCCACAAGGGCCGCAACAACCGCGGCGTGATCACCTGCCGCCACCGCGGCGGTGGCCACAAGCGCCTCTACCGCATCGTCGACTTCCGTCGCGATAAGCACGGGGTGAGCGCCAAGGTGGCTGCGATCCACTACGACCCGCACCGCAACGCCCGTCTGGCGCTGCTCTATTACACCGACGGCGAGAAGCGCTACATCCTCGCTCCCGCCAACGTGGCCGTGGGCCAGAGCGTCATCTCCGGTCCGGACGCCCCGATCGAGAACGGCAACGCCCTTCCCCTGTCGGCCATCCCCCTGGGCTCGAGCGTCCACAACGTCGAGCTCTACGCCGGCCGCGGCGGCCAGATGGTGCGCACCGCCGGGGCCAGCGCCCAGGTGGTGGCCAAGGAAGGTGACTACGTCGCTCTCAAGCTGCCCTCCACCGAGGTGCGGCTGGTGCGCCGGGAGTGCTACGCCACCCTCGGTGAGGTGGGCAACGCCGAACAGCGCAACACCAGCCTGGGCAAGGCTGGTCGGAAGCGCTGGCTGGGCCGCCGTCCGGAAGTGCGCGGCAGCGTGATGAACCCCTGCGACCACCCCCACGGGGGCGGCGAAGGCCGGGCACCGATCGGCCGCTCCGGTCCTGTCACGCCCTGGGGCAAACCCGCCCTGGGCCTCAAGACCCGCAAGCGCAACAAGCCGAGCAACCGGTTCGTGCTGCGGAAACGACGCCGCACCTCCAAACGGAGCCGTGGCGGACGCGACTCCTGA
- a CDS encoding 50S ribosomal protein L23 produces the protein MSERFAGRLADVIRRPLITEKATRAIEINQYTFEVDHRAAKPDIKAAVEHLFDVKVVGVSTMNPPRRSRRVGRFAGKRAQVKKAVVRLAEGNAIQLFPES, from the coding sequence ATGTCTGAGCGTTTTGCAGGCCGGTTGGCGGATGTGATCCGTCGCCCGCTGATCACGGAGAAGGCCACCCGGGCCATCGAGATCAACCAGTACACCTTCGAGGTGGACCATCGGGCCGCCAAGCCCGACATCAAGGCGGCTGTCGAGCATCTGTTCGACGTCAAGGTCGTCGGCGTCAGCACCATGAATCCCCCCCGCCGCTCCCGTCGGGTGGGCCGCTTTGCCGGCAAACGCGCCCAGGTGAAGAAAGCGGTGGTGCGCCTTGCCGAAGGCAACGCCATCCAGTTGTTCCCTGAGTCCTGA
- the rplD gene encoding 50S ribosomal protein L4 — MTDCVIRDWQGKESGKAPLDLKVAKETSANGLLHRAVVRQLAHTRQGTASTLTRAEVAGGGRKPYKQKGTGRARQGSIRTPLRPGGGVIFGPKPRSYAVAMNRKERRLALRTALMSRVADIIVVKGFGAGLDTPKTKEITAALSRFGIEAGDKVLLILDGASEAVTRSVRNLEKVKLIAADQLNVFDLLHANKLVLSEEALAKIQEVYGDV, encoded by the coding sequence ATGACTGACTGTGTGATTCGCGACTGGCAAGGCAAGGAGAGCGGCAAGGCTCCCCTCGACCTCAAGGTCGCCAAGGAAACATCCGCCAACGGCCTGCTGCACAGGGCCGTCGTGCGCCAGCTGGCCCATACCCGTCAGGGCACCGCCAGCACCCTCACCCGCGCCGAAGTGGCCGGTGGCGGCCGCAAGCCCTACAAGCAGAAAGGCACCGGCCGGGCCCGCCAGGGCTCGATCCGCACCCCCCTGCGGCCCGGCGGTGGCGTGATCTTCGGACCCAAGCCCCGCAGCTATGCCGTGGCGATGAACCGCAAGGAGCGTCGCCTGGCCCTGCGCACCGCCCTGATGAGCCGTGTCGCGGACATCATCGTGGTGAAGGGATTCGGCGCCGGGCTCGACACCCCCAAAACCAAGGAGATCACCGCCGCCCTGTCCCGCTTCGGCATCGAGGCCGGCGACAAGGTGCTGCTGATCCTCGATGGCGCATCCGAGGCGGTGACCCGCTCGGTGCGCAATCTCGAGAAGGTGAAGCTGATCGCCGCTGATCAGCTCAACGTGTTCGATCTGCTCCATGCCAACAAGCTGGTGCTCAGCGAAGAGGCACTGGCGAAGATTCAGGAGGTCTACGGCGATGTCTGA
- the rplC gene encoding 50S ribosomal protein L3, with the protein MSIGILGKKLGMSQFFDEEGKSIPVTLIEAGPCRITQIKSEATDGYTAVQLGFGDIREKLVNKPAKGHLAKSGEAPLRHLKEYRLEAIDGLELGAPVTVGDFSPGQKVDVSGDTIGRGFSGLQKRHGFSRGPMSHGSKNHREPGSIGAGTTPGRVYPGKRMAGRYGGKQITTRGLTILKVDAERNLLVVKGSVPGKPGALLDIRPARRVGVPAAN; encoded by the coding sequence ATGTCCATCGGCATTCTTGGGAAGAAGCTGGGTATGTCCCAGTTCTTCGACGAAGAAGGCAAATCCATTCCGGTCACCTTGATCGAAGCGGGTCCCTGCCGCATCACCCAAATCAAGAGCGAAGCCACCGACGGTTACACCGCGGTGCAGCTCGGCTTCGGCGACATCCGCGAGAAGCTCGTCAACAAGCCCGCCAAGGGCCACCTGGCCAAATCCGGCGAGGCGCCCCTGCGGCACCTCAAGGAGTACCGGCTGGAGGCCATCGACGGTCTCGAGCTGGGGGCGCCCGTCACCGTCGGTGACTTCAGCCCCGGCCAGAAGGTTGACGTCAGCGGCGACACGATCGGTCGTGGTTTCTCGGGCCTCCAGAAGCGCCACGGCTTCAGCCGCGGCCCCATGAGCCACGGCTCCAAGAACCACCGCGAGCCAGGCTCCATCGGCGCCGGCACCACCCCGGGCCGGGTCTACCCCGGCAAACGGATGGCTGGCCGTTACGGCGGCAAGCAGATCACCACCCGCGGCCTCACCATCCTCAAGGTGGATGCGGAACGCAATCTGCTCGTCGTCAAGGGCTCCGTCCCCGGCAAGCCCGGCGCCCTGCTCGACATCCGCCCGGCCAGGCGGGTGGGCGTCCCCGCAGCGAACTGA